Within the Cyanobium sp. ATX 6F1 genome, the region CTGGATTCCGCCCTGATCCGCCCGGGCCGCTTCGATCGGCAGATCAGCGTCGACCTGCCCGACCGCCTCGGCCGTGAGGCGATCCTGGCGGTGCACGCCCGCACCCGCCCCCTCGACCCGGAGGTTTCCCTGGCCCGCTGGGCCGTGCGCACCCCGGGCTTCTCCGGCGCCGATCTCTCCAACCTGCTCAACGAGGCGGCCATCCTCACCGCCCGCCGCCACAAGAGCAGCATCGACGACGGGACGCTCAATGACGCCCTCGAGCGGATCACCATGGGCCTGACGGTGGCGCCCCTGCAGGACAGCGCCAAAAAGCGCCTGATCGCTTACCACGAGGTGGGCCACGCCCTGCTCACCACCCTGGTGCCCCACGCCGACAAGCTCGACAAGGTGACCCTGCTGCCCCGGGCCGGCGGAGTGGGGGGCTTCGCCCGCACCACCCCCGATGAGGAGATCCTCGATTCCGGCCTGATCAGCCGCGCCTATCTCCAGGCCAGGCTGGTGGTGGCCATGGGCGGGAGGGCGGCGGAGCTGGTGGTGTTCGGTCCCAGTGAAGTCACCCAGGGGGCCTCCGGGGACCTGCAGATGGTCACACGCATCTGCCGGGAGATGGTGACCCGCTACGGGTTCTCCAGCCTCGGCCCGGTGGCGCTTGAAGGAGGCGGTGGTGAGATCTTCATCGGCCGCGATCTGCTGCAGTCCCGTCCCCACTACGCCGACAGCACCGGGCGCCAGATCGACGCCCAGGTGCGCGCCCTGGCCCAGCAGGCCCTCGATCAGGCCGTGGCCATGCTCGAGCCCCGGCGGGAGTTGATGGATGCCCTGGTGGAGCAGTTGATCGAGCAGGAAACGCTCGATGGCGATGAGTTCCGTCGCATCGTCAACGCCGACGGAGTCGCCGCGGAGGTTGAATCCAGCGCGCCCGCGAGCGCTGAGGCGATCGCCGCCGTGGGCTGAGGCTGGAGCGCGGCTCCAGGCAACCGGCCCCTCAGCTGAAGCGGATGTCGAGGCTGCGCAGGTAGGTGTGCAGGCCGGCGTCCTGAATCGGCAGGAGCATGGAGCTTCGTCCGCTCTCGTTCACATGCGAGTGCCAGAGGCCAGGGGGGGTCACGAAGGCGGCCCCGGGTTCCCAGTCCATGCGCACGGGATTGCGGATCGTGCCGTCCCCATTGAGCTCTGAACCCGAGAGCGTCGCGCAGCCGGGATCACAGTCGATCACCAGATCCAGGGCCACCGATTGGTGGCGATGGGGGGGCTGAACCGCTCCATCGGGCACCAGGCCCAGCATGGCCCAGAGGGTGTGGGTCACGGTTCGGCTGGCGGGCAGGTCTCGATTGGCCATCAGCAGGCTGAGTCGGTTGCTGCGGGCACTGGAGGGATCGGCGGCGAGGGTCTCCAGCTCCTGCCGCAGCCAGGGCCCGGGGTAATGGGTGGCCTCGAAGCGGGGCTGGGTGGCCGTGACCCCAAGGAAGCTCAGCAGCGGAGCGTCATGGACCCAGTAGAGAACGCTCTCGGCGGAGGCCTCCAGCCGGGCAGGCCCACCGGCGGGCAACACGAACAGATCGCCGGCATTCCAGGGCTGGTTGAACTCATTTCCAAGGCCGTCCGCGGGACGCCGGCAGCTGCCGGCCCCACGCCAAACATAAAAAAGTTGGCTGGTGGCTTTGGCGCTGACCTCGATCGCCTCCCCGGCGAGGATCCGGATGAAGTTCGCCGAGAGGGCCGGGCTGGTGGCCGGACCCTCGCAGCCCAGCTCGGCGCTGAGATCCAGGGGCAGCACCGCCGTGGGCCCGTGGGCATGGAGGGCGGCGCCCCAGCGGTGCTCGCGCATCGGCTCGGTGAGGCCGTGGCGGATCGGATTGGCGGCCTGGCGGTAATCGAACACCAGGGCCTTGGCGCTCCCTGGGCAGGCGGCAGACCCTGCATTCGTTGCCTGGGGTGCCTGGGTCATGGATCCAGCCGCTTGATGGGAATGAGCCTATTGACCCAGAGGCCGGGGCGGGCGACCAACAGCTTCGACAGGGTTGTTCGAGCTTGTTGTTCGACCCGGTTGCTCGACTCAGCTGGGTTCAGCCCCCGGCCACCGCCGGCACGATGCTCACCTCATCGCCGTCCTTGAGGAGAGTGGATTGGTTGTCGAGGAAGCGGATGTCCTCGGTGTTGACGTAGACGTTGAGAAAGCGGCGCAGCTTGCCGTTCTCATCGGTGAGCCGCTCCTGGATGCCAGGGAACATGGCCGCGAGCGCCTGAATCAGCGCGTCCACATCGCTGGCCTCAATCGCCACGCTGGCCTGGTCGGCGGTGTACTTCTGCAGCGGAGTGGGGATCAGAACCTGAACGGCCATGGGGAAGCTTCGGGGATGGGCAATGGTGGAGGGAAGGCCGGGGCTCAGGGGGTGAGCTGCTCCCAGGAGGCGCGTTGCAATGACTGGGCCCGCTCCCAGGCCGCATTGAAGCTGGCCAGCTGCGGTTCGATCGTCAGCGGTTCGCCCACGGCGGAACTGATCGCCTCGGTCGTCTTGAGGCCGTTGCCGGTGATGTAGGCGACGGTGGTCTCCTCCGGGTCGATCTTGCCCTGCTCCACCAGCTTCTTGAGCACGGCGATGGTGGTACCGCCGGCGGTTTCAGTGAACACCCCCTCGGTTTCCGCCAACAGCTGGATCCCGGCGACGATCTCGGCGTCGCTCACCGCGGCGATCGAGCCACCGCTGGAGCGGGCGATGTCGAGGGCATAGGGGCCATCGGCGGGGTTACCGATGGCGATCGATTTGGCAATCGTGTTCGGCTTGACCGGGGTGATGAAATCGCGCCCCTCAGCGAAGGCCTGGGCGATCGGGCTGCAGCCCTCGGCCTGGGCACCGCTGAAGCGGACGGGCTTCTCGTCCACCAGACCCACCTTGACGAACTCGTCGAAGCCCTTGCGGATCTTGGTGAACAGGGATCCCGAAGCCAATGGCGCCACGATGTGATCGGGCAGCTGCCAGCCCAGTTGCTCGATCACCTCAAAGCCCAGGGTCTTGGAGCCTTCGGAGTAGTAAGGGCGCAGGTTGATGTTGACGAAACCCCAGCCATAGGTGTTGGCCACCTCACAGCAGAGCCTGTTGACCTGGTCGTAGTTGCCTTTCACCGCCATCAAGGTGGGGTTGTAGATCAAGGTGCCGAGCACCTTGCCCAGCTCCAGATCAGCGGGGATGAACACGCAGCATTCAAGGCCGGCGTAGGCGGCGATCGCGGCGGTGGAGTTGGCCAGGTTGCCGGTGGAGGCACAACTCACCGTGGAGAAACCCAGCTCCTTGGCCCGGGTGAGGGCCACCGACACCACCCGGTCCTTGAAGGAGAGGGTGGGGGAATTGACACCGTCGTTCTTGATGTAGAGCTTCTTGAGGCCGAGGCGGCGGGCCAGGCGATTGGCGCGCAGCAGGGGGGTGAAGCCGGTGCCCACATCGATCGGATCGCCTTCGATCGGCAGGAAGTCGCGGTAGCGCCAGATCGAGACGGGGCCGGCTTCGATCGAGGCGCGGCTGACGCGGGCGCGGATGGCGTCGTAGTCGTAGACGACCTCAAGGGGGCCGAAACAGACGTCTTCGCAGACGTGACGGGCCGTGGCCGCGTAGGGATGGCCGCATTCCTTGCAACGCAGGCCCGTGAAGGTGGCGCGGGAGAGGGTGGCGGTCACATCCCGGAAACTGAGTTGAAGAAAGCTAGCAGCGCTCTCTAAGCTGGCCTTCAATAGCCGATTCTTTTGGTCGGGATTAGTGAGGCCTGGGGAACCCTTGCGCCCCTGGTGACGCGAACTAGCCTCACGCCGTGGCTTTTCGTCCCTTTCGCCGGCCGTTCCCGTGGCTTGCCGCGGCCCTGGGACTGCTTGTCGCCGCCACCGCGGTGCTGCTCCTCTCGCGGCTGTCGATCGAGTGGGAATGGTTCGCCCAGTTCGACTTCCAGCAGGTGCTGCTCCGCCGCTGGCTGCTGCAGCTGACGGCCTTCGTGCTCGTGATGGGGTTGGGGGTTCCGCTGCAACTGCAGCAACTGGGCCGTTGCTGGCGCCTTCGGTCCACAGGCGGAACCGGCAGCGCGCCGGCCAAGGTCCTGCCGCGCCTGACCTTGCTGCGGCTGGAGCCCGCACCGTTGGTGATCATGCTGGCGGTGCTGCTGCTGCTGCTGGTCGGTGGCCTCACCTACCTGTTCATGCAGGCCAGGGGGCTGATCAGCGCTCCGTTCAGCGGCGAGGTGATCACCGGCCTGCCGGCCCTGGCCGATCTACCGATCCCCCTCGTGGTCGCGTTGCTGGTGGCGCTACCCCTGCCCCTGCTGACCCGTCCATTCACCACGCTGCAACTCACGCTGGTGGCGGCCCTGGCCGGTTCGGCCACCGCCCTGGCGCGGGGCTGGAGCCTCTGGTTGCCAGCGCTGCTGGCGGTCCCCTTCGGCGAGGGGGATCCGCTCACCGGCTTCGACATCAGCTTCACCGTCTTGCGGCTGCCGGCGCTGAATCTGCTGCTGAGCATCCTTCTGGCCCAGACGATCGTGGGGTTCGCCGCCTGCCTCTGGCTCACCTTCAGCGAAGGAACCAGCCTCAGCGATCTGCGCTTCGTGGGCCTGAGCCGTGCCCAGCAAGGGGTGCTCAAGCCCCAGTTCGCGGTCCTCTGCCTGCTCGCCGCCTTCAGCACCGCCCTGGCCCCCTTCGATCTGATGGTGCAGGGCAGCGGGGTGGCCTCCGGCGCCGGATTCGTCGATCTGCATGTGCGCCTGCCGCTGCGGCTGCTGCTCGCCGCCCTGCTGGTGCTCACCGCCACGGGCCTGCTGGCCTCGGTGCGCCGTCACTGGTTGCGGCGAGTGGCATTGCTCCCCCTGCTGGCCACGCTGGTGCTGGTGCCGATCACCGAGTTCGTGGTCGCTCCTCTGGCGCAACGCTTCTGGGTGCAGCCGCGGGAGCTGGTGATGGAGGCGCCCTACATCGAGCGCAGCATCCGCGGCACCCGCCGAGCCTTCGGGCTGGAGGCGATCCAGGAGGGCACCCTCAATCCCCAGCAGAAGCTCACCCCTGCCGATCTGGAATCGGCGCCGGGAACCCTGGCCAACATCCGCCTGTGGGACAGTCGCCCCCTGCTGGCCGCCAACCGGCAGCTGCAGCAGTTAAGGCTGTACTACACCTTCCCCTCCGCGGCGGTGGACCGCTATCCGCTGCTGGGGGATCCCCTTCGCCGCGGCTCGCAGCAGGTCTTGATCGCGGCGCGGGAACTCGACAGCGGCGCCCTGCCGACCGGCTCGCGCACCTGGCTCAACCGCCATCTGGTGTTCACCCACGGCTACGGCTTCACCGTCTCGCCGGTGAACGTCTTCGGCCCTGACGGCCTGCCTCTGTTCTTCGTCAAGGACCTGGGCCGCAGCGGCCGGGTGCAGGGCATCCCCAAGCTGGGCATCAGCAACGCCGCCGCCGAGACGTCTCTGCCGGTGGGGGAACCGCGCCTGTACTACGCCTCGGCGCCGGCTCCCTATGTGATCGCCCCCACCAAGGTGCAGGAATTCGACTTCCCCGACGGGGAGCTGAACGTCTACACCCATTTCTCGGGGCGGCTCGGAATCCGCCTCGACTCCTCCTGGCAACGGCTCAAGGCAGCGGTCTACCTGCGCGAACCGCGGCTGCTGTTCAACGGTTCGTTGACACCCGACTCGCTGCTGCTGATCCGCAGGCAGGTGAACGAACGGCTGGAGGCCCTGGCGCCGTTCCTGCATTTCGAGGCCGAGCCGTATCTGGTCACGGCGCGGGTGGAGGGCTCCCCCGGCTTCGAGCCCTCCCAGCATCAGTACTGGATGCTCGACGGATTCACCAACAGCCGCAGTTACCCCTACAGCGACGCCAACGCCAAGGGCATCCGCTACTTCCGCAACCCGGTGAAGGCGGTGGTGGATGCCCACGACGGGCGCCTGTGGCTCTACGTGAACGATCCCAGCGATCCGGTGCTGCGCACCTGGCAGCGGGCGTTCCCTGAGCTGTTCCGCCCGCTGCAGGAGATGCCGGCGGCGCTGCTCAGCCACATCCGCGTGCCGCTCAGCCAGTTCGCGATCCAGTCGGAGCGTCTGCTGCGTTACCACGTCACCGATGTGCGTACCTTCTACAACGGTGACGACGTCTGGTCGATCCCGCTTGAGGTCTACGGCTCCAGCAACGTGCCCGTGGAGCCGTATCACGCCACCCTGCAGCTGCCAGGCAAGGAGCGGCCTGAATTCGTGCTGTTGCTGCCGTTCTCGCCCCTGCGCCGCACCAACCTGGTGGGCTGGCTGGCGGCGCGCAACGATCCCCCCCATTACGGCGAGCTGGTGCTAGTGCGCTTCCCCCAGCAGCGGCTGCTGCTGGGTCCGCAGCAGATCTCGGCCCTGATCGAGCAGGACCCGGTGATCAGCTTTCAGTTTGGCCTCTGGAACCGCACGGGCTCCCAGCTGCTTCGAGGCAATCTGCTGTTGCTGCCGGTGGGCCGGGGCCTGCTCTACGTGGAGCCCATCTACCTGCAATCGAAAAACAACAATCTGCCCACCCTGGTGCGGGTGGTGGTCACCGACGGTCGCCGCTTCGTGATGGAGCGCAGCCTCGACGACGCCCTCGCCCGGTTGGTGGGGCCCAAGGCCCAGGAGGCCCAGGGATTTGCCGCCCTGGAACAGGCGGCCGCGCCCGTCAAAGCAGCGCCCTGAGAAGCCGCACCGTCCCATGAAAAAGGGGCCCGAAGGCCCCTGAACCCATCCTTGGGCTGGTCTCGGATTCAGACGGCCACCGCGGTCTTCGGATCAAGAGCACCCTTGGCGTAGAGGCCGGCGTAGAAGTTGATGTCGCGTTGCTTGATCTTGCTGGCGTTGCCGGCACACCAGAACTGCTGATAGCGGTCGAGGCAGACCTGCTTCATGTAGGCCCGGGCGGGCTTGTTGAAGTGGCGGGGGTCGAAGTTGGAGGGATCTTTGAAGGCGGCTTCACGCACGGCTGCTGTGAAAGCCAGGCGGTTGTCGGTGTCGATGTTGATCTTGCGCACACCGTTGCGGATGCCTTCCTGGATCTCCTCGACGGGCACCCCGTAGGTTTCGGGGATCGCGCCGCCGTACTTGTTGATCATGTCCAGCCATTCCTGGGGCACGGAGGAGGAGCCGTGCATCA harbors:
- the ftsH gene encoding ATP-dependent zinc metalloprotease FtsH encodes the protein MRPNASASLLQDLGLRTAPGPSYSQLLREMKAGTVKSLELSVRQREVQVSFKDGSTAQVAVFANDQQLLRTSQETRVPLTVRDDRQDDATAGLVANLLLVALLIGGLTLLIRRSAQVANKAMGFARSQPRMQPEGTVSVRFEDVAGINEAKAELQEVVTFLKEPERFTSIGAKIPKGVLLVGPPGTGKTLLARAIAGEAGVPFFSMAASEFVELFVGVGASRVRDLFRKAKEKAPCIIFIDEIDAVGRQRGAGIGGGNDEREQTLNQLLTEMDGFEENSGVILLAATNRPDVLDSALIRPGRFDRQISVDLPDRLGREAILAVHARTRPLDPEVSLARWAVRTPGFSGADLSNLLNEAAILTARRHKSSIDDGTLNDALERITMGLTVAPLQDSAKKRLIAYHEVGHALLTTLVPHADKLDKVTLLPRAGGVGGFARTTPDEEILDSGLISRAYLQARLVVAMGGRAAELVVFGPSEVTQGASGDLQMVTRICREMVTRYGFSSLGPVALEGGGGEIFIGRDLLQSRPHYADSTGRQIDAQVRALAQQALDQAVAMLEPRRELMDALVEQLIEQETLDGDEFRRIVNADGVAAEVESSAPASAEAIAAVG
- a CDS encoding cupin — protein: MTQAPQATNAGSAACPGSAKALVFDYRQAANPIRHGLTEPMREHRWGAALHAHGPTAVLPLDLSAELGCEGPATSPALSANFIRILAGEAIEVSAKATSQLFYVWRGAGSCRRPADGLGNEFNQPWNAGDLFVLPAGGPARLEASAESVLYWVHDAPLLSFLGVTATQPRFEATHYPGPWLRQELETLAADPSSARSNRLSLLMANRDLPASRTVTHTLWAMLGLVPDGAVQPPHRHQSVALDLVIDCDPGCATLSGSELNGDGTIRNPVRMDWEPGAAFVTPPGLWHSHVNESGRSSMLLPIQDAGLHTYLRSLDIRFS
- a CDS encoding MoaD/ThiS family protein, which encodes MAVQVLIPTPLQKYTADQASVAIEASDVDALIQALAAMFPGIQERLTDENGKLRRFLNVYVNTEDIRFLDNQSTLLKDGDEVSIVPAVAGG
- the thrC gene encoding threonine synthase, which codes for MTATLSRATFTGLRCKECGHPYAATARHVCEDVCFGPLEVVYDYDAIRARVSRASIEAGPVSIWRYRDFLPIEGDPIDVGTGFTPLLRANRLARRLGLKKLYIKNDGVNSPTLSFKDRVVSVALTRAKELGFSTVSCASTGNLANSTAAIAAYAGLECCVFIPADLELGKVLGTLIYNPTLMAVKGNYDQVNRLCCEVANTYGWGFVNINLRPYYSEGSKTLGFEVIEQLGWQLPDHIVAPLASGSLFTKIRKGFDEFVKVGLVDEKPVRFSGAQAEGCSPIAQAFAEGRDFITPVKPNTIAKSIAIGNPADGPYALDIARSSGGSIAAVSDAEIVAGIQLLAETEGVFTETAGGTTIAVLKKLVEQGKIDPEETTVAYITGNGLKTTEAISSAVGEPLTIEPQLASFNAAWERAQSLQRASWEQLTP
- a CDS encoding UPF0182 family protein gives rise to the protein MAFRPFRRPFPWLAAALGLLVAATAVLLLSRLSIEWEWFAQFDFQQVLLRRWLLQLTAFVLVMGLGVPLQLQQLGRCWRLRSTGGTGSAPAKVLPRLTLLRLEPAPLVIMLAVLLLLLVGGLTYLFMQARGLISAPFSGEVITGLPALADLPIPLVVALLVALPLPLLTRPFTTLQLTLVAALAGSATALARGWSLWLPALLAVPFGEGDPLTGFDISFTVLRLPALNLLLSILLAQTIVGFAACLWLTFSEGTSLSDLRFVGLSRAQQGVLKPQFAVLCLLAAFSTALAPFDLMVQGSGVASGAGFVDLHVRLPLRLLLAALLVLTATGLLASVRRHWLRRVALLPLLATLVLVPITEFVVAPLAQRFWVQPRELVMEAPYIERSIRGTRRAFGLEAIQEGTLNPQQKLTPADLESAPGTLANIRLWDSRPLLAANRQLQQLRLYYTFPSAAVDRYPLLGDPLRRGSQQVLIAARELDSGALPTGSRTWLNRHLVFTHGYGFTVSPVNVFGPDGLPLFFVKDLGRSGRVQGIPKLGISNAAAETSLPVGEPRLYYASAPAPYVIAPTKVQEFDFPDGELNVYTHFSGRLGIRLDSSWQRLKAAVYLREPRLLFNGSLTPDSLLLIRRQVNERLEALAPFLHFEAEPYLVTARVEGSPGFEPSQHQYWMLDGFTNSRSYPYSDANAKGIRYFRNPVKAVVDAHDGRLWLYVNDPSDPVLRTWQRAFPELFRPLQEMPAALLSHIRVPLSQFAIQSERLLRYHVTDVRTFYNGDDVWSIPLEVYGSSNVPVEPYHATLQLPGKERPEFVLLLPFSPLRRTNLVGWLAARNDPPHYGELVLVRFPQQRLLLGPQQISALIEQDPVISFQFGLWNRTGSQLLRGNLLLLPVGRGLLYVEPIYLQSKNNNLPTLVRVVVTDGRRFVMERSLDDALARLVGPKAQEAQGFAALEQAAAPVKAAP